One region of Alosa alosa isolate M-15738 ecotype Scorff River chromosome 1, AALO_Geno_1.1, whole genome shotgun sequence genomic DNA includes:
- the kcnh2a gene encoding potassium voltage-gated channel subfamily H member 2a isoform X4 produces the protein MSLSERGSLPQEGTLASAERRNTRVKRAVRISSIVAQEVLSLGADVLPEYKLQAPRIHKWTILHYSPFKAVWDWVILLLVIYTAIFTPYSAAFLLSDAEEAAMQHCGYSCSPLNVVDLIVDILFILDIIINFRTTYVNSNDEVVSHPVRIAVHYFKGWFLIDLVAAIPFDLLIYRSGEETTTLIGLLKTARLLRLVRVARKLDRYSEYGAAVLFLLMCTFALIAHWLACIWYAIGNVERNGAARIGWLDTLGDSLGKPYNHSIPGSGPSIKDKYVTALYFTFSSLTSVGFGNVSPNTNSEKIFSICVMLIGSLMYASIFGNVSAIIQRLYSGTARYHAQMMRVREFIRFHQIPNPLRQRLEEYFQHAWSYTNGIDMNAVLKGFPECLQADICLHLNRTLLQSCKAFKGSTQGCLRALAMRFKTTHAPPGDTLVHAGDVISALYFISRGSIEILRDDVVVAILGKNDIFGEPINLYTRPGKSTADVRALTYCDLHKIQREDVQDVLNMYPEFSDCFWSNLEITFNLRDTNMVVSSGSSDDSDSNSPTHNYSRNKYSLYCKNRKASDPSSPGASPHSQRNARHAAHQSSQCPGDQPKSQVKGHGGPSSFPHGSSSDDEEEEESVLTFPSQSQSTPLTMSDPAELEKENSSNSCNALSGAFSGVSNIFSFWGENRSPQYQEVPSRSLTAPPAPPSSALLHGYTRRQRSQVENRLELLQRQLNRLETRMSTDIGAIMQLLQRQMAVVPPSYSSVSSPSQILATPPTLDQSMMHFVPVRDTERQVLAQQELHGGSSNPSDVGAAMQLQTSVLPPQDLPKNQALNHSIFGIHQESDINLNRLDVTPDINSESISINVYDPIESQAQSLANDSEHIPMDCYPFGPQAELGSETRSACSSLSGYQRRLSLPGQQSVLDDPSGPQRHASDPGS, from the exons ATGTCGCTCAGCGAGAGAGGGAGCCTTCCCCAGGAGGGGACGCTGGCGAGTGCTGAGCGCAGGAACACGCGCGTCAAGAGGGCCGTCCGCATCTCCAGCATAGTCGCCCAGGAG GTCCTCTCCCTCGGTGCTGACGTGCTACCTGAATACAAGCTCCAGGCCCCACGGATCCACAAATGGACCATCCTGCACTACAGCCCCTTCAAGGCGGTGTGGGACTGGGTCATCCTGCTGCTGGTCATCTACACGGCCATCTTCACGCCCTACTCGGCGGCCTTCCTCCTGAGCGATGCGGAGGAGGCCGCCATGCAGCACTGTGGCTACTCCTGCAGCCCGCTCAATGTGGTGGACCTCATCGTGGACATTCTCTTCATCCTGGACATCATCATCAACTTCCGCACAACGTATGTCAACAGCAATGATGAGGTGGTGAGCCACCCGGTTCGCATTGCTGTGCACTACTTCAAGGGCTGGTTCCTTATCGACCTGGTGGCAGCCATCCCCTTCGACCTGCTCATCTACCGGTCAGGGGAAGAG ACAACAACCCTTATCGGGCTACTGAAAACTGCCCGGTTGCTGCGGCTGGTGCGAGTGGCCCGTAAGCTGGACCGTTACTCCGAGTACGGCGCGGCCGTCCTTTTCCTGCTCATGTGCACCTTCGCGCTGATCGCCCACTGGCTGGCCTGCATCTGGTACGCCATTGGCAACGTGGAGCGTAATGGCGCCGCCCGCATTGGCTGGTTGGACACGCTGGGCGATTCGCTGGGGAAGCCCTACAACCACAGTATTCCCGGCTCGGGCCCGTCCATCAAGGACAAGTATGTGACAGCGCTCTACTTCACCTTCAGCAGCCTGACCAGTGTGGGCTTCGGCAACGTCTCGCCCAACACCAACTCCGAGAAGATCTTTTCCATCTGTGTCATGCTCATTGGCT CGTTGATGTATGCCAGCATTTTCGGGAACGTTTCAGCCATCATCCAGCGGCTTTACTCTGGAACCGCGCGGTACCACGCCCAGATGATGAGGGTGCGAGAGTTCATCCGCTTCCACCAGATCCCCAACCCACTGCGCCAGAGACTGGAGGAATACTTCCAGCACGCCTGGTCCTACACCAATGGCATAGACATGAATGCA GTGCTGAAGGGCTTCCCTGAATGCCTCCAGGCCGACATCTGCCTGCACCTGAACCGCACCCTGCTGCAGAGCTGCAAGGCTTTCAAGGGCTCCACCCAGGGCTGCCTGCGTGCTCTGGCCATGAGGTTCAAGACCACCCACGCTCCTCCAGGGGACACGCTGGTCCACGCCGGCGACGTCATCTCCGCGCTCTACTTCATCTCGCGCGGCTCCATCGAAATCCTCCGTGACGACGTGGTGGTGGCCATTCTGG gGAAGAATGACATCTTTGGGGAGCCCATAAACTTGTACACCAGACCGGGGAAGTCCACTGCAGATGTCCGAGCGCTGACCTACTGCGACCTGCACAAGATCCAGAGGGAGGATGTCCAGGATGTTCTGAACATGTACCCAGAGTTTTCAGACTGTTTCTGGAGCAACCTGGAAATCACTTTTAACTTGCGTGAT ACCAACATGGTTGTGAGTTCAGGAAGCAGTGATGACTCAGACAGCAATAGTCCCACTCACAACTATAGCAGGAATAAGTATTCCTTATATTGCAAGAATCGCAAAG CATCAGATCCAAGCAGCCCGGGGGCTTCTCCACACTCCCAGAGAAACGCTCGCCACGCGGCCCATCAAAGCAGCCAGTGCCCCGGAGACCAGCCCAAGTCCCAGGTCAAAGGGCACGGTGGGCCCAGCTCTTTTCCTCATGGCTCCAGTAGCGAtgacgaggaggaagaggagtccGTGTTGACGTTCCCCTCCCAGAGCCAGTCCACTCCGCTGACCATGAGTGACCCTGCggagctggagaaggagaaTAGCAGCAACAGCTGTAACGCCCTGTCAG GGGCTTTCTCAGGGGTGTCCAACATCTTCAGCTTCTGGGGGGAGAACCGCAGCCCTCAGTACCAGGAGGTTCCCAGCCGCAGCCTGACTGCGCCCCCTGCCCCTCCGTCCAGCGCCCTCCTGCACGGCTACACACGCCGCCAGCGCAGCCAAGTAGAGAACCGGCTGGAGCTGTTGCAGCGTCAGCTCAACAG GCTGGAAACGCGCATGTCAACAGACATTGGGGCCATCATGCAGCTGCTGCAGAGACAGATGGCTGTAGTTCCCCCCTCATACAGCTCAGTGTCATCACCATCTCAGATCCTGGCCACCCCTCCCACACTGGACCAGAGTATGATGCATTTTGTCCCTGTgcgggacacagagagacag GTTTTAGCACAGCAAGAACTCCATGGGGGGTCTTCTAATCCTTCTGATGTTGGTGCGGCTATGCAACTACAGACGTCTGTACTTCCTCCTCAAGATCTACCAAAGAATCAGGCCCTGAACCACAGTATCTTTGGAATCCACCAAGAAAGTGATATTAACTTGAACCGCCTGGATGTAACACCGGACATCAATTCAGAGAGTATATCAATAAATGTATACGACCCTATAGAGAGTCAAGCCCAAAGCCTAGCTAATGACTCGGAGCATATACCCATGGACTGCTACCCTTTTGGCCCCCAGGCAGAATTGGGGTCAGAGACAAGGTCAGCCTGCTCAAGCCTGTCCGGATATCAAAGGCGGCTCTCTTTGCCAGGTCAGCAGTCTGTCCTGGATGACCCCAGTGGCCCTCAGAGGCATGCCTCGGACCCAGGGAGTTAG